The following proteins are co-located in the Pirellulales bacterium genome:
- a CDS encoding GIY-YIG nuclease family protein: protein MASGKSISFFLIDGTVDGVIACELFNWTGKGYKIPRTLLKTVAARDDLKKAGVYFLVGHDPNSDQPTLYIGEAEEVYKRITQHQEKEFWSEALAFVSKDENLNKAHIKYLEYTLHKDATEAGRYALFNSNTPNRPAISEAEQAVMLEFADNLRVMVGTLGFKFFEPLITKKKTERSETYHIQAPRGASAKGLPTSEGFVVLKGSTIATSDVPSTPFAIKRKRESIVADGSVVENTLTKDILFSSPSLAAAVVLGRSANGRVEWKLKNGATLKDNEVSPNEAVES, encoded by the coding sequence ATGGCCTCCGGGAAGTCAATCTCCTTCTTTCTCATCGACGGCACTGTCGATGGCGTTATCGCTTGCGAACTCTTTAACTGGACGGGCAAGGGATACAAGATTCCGCGCACTCTTCTCAAGACCGTTGCCGCGCGGGACGACTTGAAGAAAGCAGGCGTCTACTTCTTGGTTGGACACGATCCGAACTCGGATCAACCAACCCTTTACATAGGTGAGGCAGAAGAGGTCTATAAACGTATCACCCAACACCAAGAGAAGGAGTTCTGGTCCGAAGCTCTGGCATTCGTATCGAAGGACGAAAACCTTAACAAGGCTCACATCAAGTACCTTGAGTACACCCTGCACAAGGACGCGACCGAAGCAGGACGATATGCCTTGTTTAATAGCAACACTCCAAACCGTCCCGCGATCTCTGAAGCCGAACAGGCCGTAATGCTGGAGTTCGCAGATAACCTACGCGTCATGGTGGGTACTCTCGGATTTAAGTTCTTCGAGCCACTAATCACCAAGAAGAAGACCGAGCGAAGTGAGACATACCATATCCAAGCACCGCGAGGCGCTAGTGCCAAGGGTCTTCCAACCAGCGAAGGCTTCGTTGTCCTAAAGGGCTCAACAATCGCCACTTCCGATGTGCCCTCCACTCCATTCGCAATCAAACGCAAGCGCGAGAGCATCGTCGCCGACGGATCGGTCGTCGAGAATACACTCACCAAGGACATCCTCTTTAGCAGTCCTTCTCTAGCCGCTGCAGTCGTCCTGGGACGCAGCGCTAACGGGAGAGTTGAGTGGAAGCTAAAGAACGGTGCAACGCTCAAAGACAATGAGGTTTCTCCGAATGAGGCGGTGGAATCCTAA
- a CDS encoding VOC family protein, with amino-acid sequence MNTPPLNYPPMSPYLTVKDASKAIQFYQDAFGATELYRLTDASTGGVGHAEIMINGSHLMLADENPAWGNKSPLTLGGSAVDLCLMVQNADDAVERASAAGATVERPPADMFYGFRCAVISDPFGHKWLLQHEIEKVSPAEMQKRWDAMVGSGATDGNCTDK; translated from the coding sequence ATGAACACGCCGCCCCTCAATTATCCGCCCATGAGTCCTTACCTCACTGTGAAGGACGCAAGCAAAGCCATCCAGTTTTACCAGGATGCGTTTGGCGCGACTGAGCTCTACCGGCTCACCGATGCGAGCACCGGAGGCGTCGGCCACGCCGAAATCATGATCAACGGCAGCCACCTCATGCTCGCCGACGAGAATCCAGCCTGGGGCAACAAATCGCCGCTGACCCTTGGCGGCTCCGCCGTGGACCTCTGCCTCATGGTGCAGAACGCCGACGACGCCGTGGAACGTGCAAGTGCCGCTGGCGCGACTGTCGAGAGGCCGCCAGCCGATATGTTCTACGGCTTCCGCTGCGCTGTGATCAGCGACCCCTTTGGCCACAAATGGTTGCTTCAGCATGAGATTGAAAAAGTCTCGCCCGCAGAAATGCAGAAACGCTGGGATGCGATGGTCGGTTCGGGAGCGACGGACGGCAACTGCACCGACAAATAA
- a CDS encoding DUF1643 domain-containing protein, whose protein sequence is MALPPGIIGDAFPRGDTVHRHWLSRTWNPTGRVALVIGINPNTATEENDDGMTGFLTRHLRKLKGEFACGSYILVNCCDLRGGDPKKLRDAKEPCTAANTEHVQAKLCECDFVVASWGTTDYGDLVQQKRVEIANLVRESGRQVICFSPRGLPIYCSQTSANSVDGRWSDTPVPWQG, encoded by the coding sequence ATGGCACTGCCGCCCGGCATCATCGGCGACGCATTTCCGCGGGGTGACACGGTACATCGTCACTGGCTCTCTCGGACCTGGAATCCAACGGGCCGCGTTGCGCTGGTGATTGGTATCAATCCCAACACGGCGACCGAGGAAAATGACGACGGCATGACAGGGTTTCTCACTCGCCATCTGCGCAAGCTGAAGGGCGAGTTCGCCTGCGGCAGCTACATCCTGGTCAACTGCTGCGATCTGCGCGGGGGAGACCCCAAGAAGCTGAGGGACGCCAAGGAACCGTGTACCGCTGCAAATACCGAGCATGTTCAAGCCAAGTTGTGCGAATGCGACTTCGTCGTGGCCTCGTGGGGGACGACCGACTACGGCGACCTAGTTCAGCAAAAGCGAGTGGAGATCGCCAACCTCGTTCGAGAGAGTGGTCGGCAAGTGATCTGTTTCAGTCCCCGCGGCTTGCCGATCTACTGCAGCCAAACCAGTGCAAACAGTGTCGATGGTAGATGGAGCGATACGCCGGTTCCGTGGCAGGGCTAA
- a CDS encoding class I SAM-dependent methyltransferase, protein MWNERYSQPGFAYGTEPNQFLVSTANRIPAGSVLTLGEGEGRNAAYLAGLGRRVVAVDQSEVGLAKARRLAAERGLAIETVCADLAGYLIEPGAWAGIVSIFCHLPRRIRLPLYAAIVRGLRPGGILILEAYTPNQIERGTGGPQDRDMLLTLAGLREELAGLEFVHARELDREVREGTYHTGVASVVQVVGLRQHAEPGAAADGGA, encoded by the coding sequence ATGTGGAACGAACGATATTCTCAGCCTGGTTTTGCCTACGGAACCGAGCCGAACCAGTTCTTGGTTTCAACTGCGAATCGGATTCCGGCCGGTTCCGTGTTGACCCTCGGCGAGGGGGAGGGCCGCAACGCGGCGTACCTCGCCGGACTCGGGCGCCGAGTGGTCGCGGTCGATCAGTCGGAGGTCGGGCTTGCCAAGGCGCGGCGGCTGGCTGCTGAGCGCGGGCTGGCGATCGAGACGGTCTGCGCGGACCTTGCCGGATATCTCATTGAGCCGGGGGCCTGGGCCGGCATCGTGTCGATCTTTTGCCACCTTCCCCGGCGAATCCGGCTTCCCCTCTACGCAGCGATCGTTCGGGGTCTGAGGCCGGGAGGCATCCTCATTCTCGAGGCGTACACCCCGAATCAGATCGAACGCGGCACCGGCGGCCCTCAGGATCGGGACATGCTGCTGACGCTGGCCGGATTGCGCGAGGAGTTGGCCGGGCTGGAGTTCGTTCACGCCCGCGAACTGGACCGAGAGGTTCGCGAGGGGACGTACCACACTGGCGTCGCCTCCGTCGTGCAGGTGGTCGGGCTGCGGCAGCACGCCGAACCTGGCGCTGCAGCCGACGGCGGGGCATGA
- a CDS encoding YdeI/OmpD-associated family protein, with the protein MITDIEDYFSKGCGRCERFATPDCSTRQWSGGLAELRKICLDSGLVETVKWGHPCYMHEDRNLVIFGAFRHDFRLSFFNAALMKDPDGILEKQGPNTRHPDMIRFTTNAQVVTMKPVIASYLMEAKGYAEAGVKPPKQQGELELPDELSEALESDPELAEAFHGLTPGRKKSYVININSAKKTDTRISRIAKFRDKILAGKGATER; encoded by the coding sequence ATGATTACCGACATCGAGGATTATTTTTCGAAAGGTTGCGGCCGTTGCGAACGATTTGCCACGCCCGATTGTTCAACACGGCAATGGAGCGGCGGTCTCGCTGAGCTCCGCAAAATTTGCCTTGATTCGGGGCTCGTCGAGACCGTCAAGTGGGGCCATCCGTGCTACATGCACGAGGATCGCAATCTGGTCATTTTTGGCGCCTTTCGGCACGACTTTCGTCTCAGTTTCTTCAACGCCGCGCTGATGAAGGACCCCGACGGCATCCTGGAAAAGCAGGGGCCGAATACCCGGCATCCCGACATGATCCGCTTTACGACGAACGCCCAAGTCGTGACGATGAAGCCCGTGATTGCGTCCTACTTGATGGAGGCAAAGGGCTATGCCGAGGCGGGCGTCAAGCCGCCCAAGCAGCAGGGCGAACTTGAACTGCCTGATGAGTTGTCGGAGGCGTTGGAATCCGATCCGGAACTTGCTGAAGCATTTCACGGTCTTACGCCCGGCCGCAAGAAGAGCTATGTGATAAACATCAATTCGGCAAAAAAGACCGACACCCGGATTTCTCGCATTGCCAAATTTCGCGACAAGATTCTCGCGGGGAAGGGCGCCACGGAGCGATGA